CACAATGATGTTACACCTAGTCAAACAGGCGAAGGCGTCCAGTCCGACACGAGGAAGATCACAAAAACAAACTGTTTGGACAGCCACTAGCTGGTATCAACCTTTTGCCTCTTTGGAGCTTGTTCAGACCCCTCAATGTTGCTCTCTGGTCTTCCTGAGTCTCCAATTACTTGATTAATGGGTGAATGGTCAAAGCGATCCTACAATGAGAACAAGGATCGAAAACCCTGAGCTAGTAGTATTTAAACACGATAAGGTCTTCAAGAGTGGATTATCATCCATCCAACTATATTTCTGCCAGCAACACTAGCCCTTGCAACTATAATGTTAGGTCCAACCATCTTAAGTAGTTGCTTGGTCGGTCCATGTCCAACTATAGTGATAGAATCCCAATTTAACGAAGCATACCTTGACAATGTTTTCAATAATTGTCAACGAGATCAATTAATTAATGAGCATTGCATCTAGGAAAAGTAGGAAAAGAAGAAACTAATGATGTTGAATAACAGAATATATTCAGTAGAAGTTCCATTAGAAACATGTAAACCTACAATGGATTTATTCAGTAGCATTGTCTAGCATGAAAACTTAGATGAAAGGCATGTATCAGCATGGATTCAACATGTTCAACGATCATGTTATCTGGTTCGGTTGCTATGCCAAGGATAATGCACAAACAAAATATTTATACCTTTGCACTGGACATATTAGTGGTGGTAGTCCTTCTGCTTGCACGTCTACCAAGATTAATCTGCACAGAGATGCTGGCCTGAGACATATCCACTCCTGCGCTGGCCATAGCTTGTGATACTGTGGTCAATAGCCTACATGCATACAATCCATATGGAACTCATTCCACAATCACCAATAAGACATAATTTTCGGACAAACATGACAAGATGTTCTGAAGAAAAATCTAGTAGTTTAATGAAGCCTGACCCTTGGGTATAGACACTAGAAATACTGATCGTGCCCTCATCAATTGTTAGCTCttcttgttcattcaacatatcaTTGCTCACGGTGCAGTCGGCCAAGCACGATGAACTTTGCCACTCAGATTGAGTCTGGGATACTAAATTATCTGAGTCTGaaatcaccctctcctgaggctgCATAAAGCCGGAGCCCCTTCCAACAGTAGCATAATAGTTTGACTGCATGGGAACAAGCACCGTACCAGGACTCATATCAGCTTCTGCTAAATTATGCGCATTTGAGAGAGAAGTTGGTGCCCTGGGGATGCTATTATCAACAAACTTTCCAGCAAACAAAAGGCCAGATTGAGGACCATTTTTCGTAAGGTTAGGAGGGTCAGCTATACCATCTCTAGGGCCTTGATTGCTACTCTGGTGCAAGCCAAGAGAAAACATTAGTCAAATCTAAAAACTTCTATTGGGCTACTATTATAATGTCTTTAACAGTTTGTTAATCTTCTCCAAATGCACACTAGGAAGTGCTCCATAGTCGAAAATACACACACAAACATTTAcatgtatagagagagagagtagtagaAACATCATGTGAACAATTTTAACCCAGGGAATGAAAATTTCAATCCAGGGGATGATTTACCCTTTCATACATCCTAGAGAAACCAGGTATATCATTTCTAACCTCAAAAAATCACAAGAACACATAAGGACCTTAAAGTTGTAAAAAGAACGATACTAAAATTAAAAAATCGATAATTTATGCTATCATTGGTGGAGCACACAGTTCAGTTCAGTTTTGCTAAATTTCCAAATCAAACCGCACTTGGTCAATTTCCCAGAATCTGAAACTGAAATAAGCAAAATAACAAGAACAATCAGATCAAACTGGGCTTAAGATGTCCATTTTAGTTTGAATTTTaattcaatttttaaattataagatatattaaagataaaaagCAGTATTAAGTAAGTTGACTCGAAAGTCAATAGAAACGAATGCTTTTCAGTAATTTATGATTGATTCACAAATCAGTTTTCATTTCTTGTATGTACATGGAGGTTATATCttcattttcttttcatatttgtGTATCAGGTGAACTCTTAAACAAAATAGTTTTCATTTTTCCATAGATGTACACTCTCTTCCGTTGATGTATGTATGCTCTCTTCTCACGTACAAGGAACTTCACATATTACTCCTAAATGGAGTGAGATCAACCAGTTTGCAGGTATAATTAATAAGTacgtaaaataatatataaatacaaGAAGACGAGGTCCGTAGGAATTCCAACAAAACATATAAATACAAGAAGAATAAATTGCAATATGTGGACTGTAAGTGAACTATTTCTTCCACTAATGAAATGAATAAAAAGAAAGCAATGTTTCCTCCTTGCAAGTATATTAACCAAATTTGTTGGCGTTCAGATATTTATGGACCTTCAGCATGTTCAAACATTGTTCTTTAGAACATTTAATAAATCAATGAACACAAAGATAGCCGGAAATGTGATTTCATGCAAAaagcatatatatacacatttgtTTTCATTCAAAATTTGCGAAAGAAAAATGGTAGAAGATTACCCATGGCATCAATTTTTCATTTTCCTGATTCCAACCTGGGAATGATTCATACTTTTGTACCTTCTCTTGTAAAAATTTAATGTATTCAATAACCTGCATAGGGACCAGATCTTATGAAGTGCAATTCCAAACAACTTAacctcaaagaaaaaaaaatcagaatatgCAACTACCTCCAAAAGGAATGATGCTTTATCCCTCTTCTGATCACTATGTGGTATGAGGTCTCTAAGAATCTGAAATCTGTACATAAGGAGTATTCACTTTTAGTGCATAATATTATAGTTGCATAGAATCATAACTGGAATAGATTGAAAGTAATAGCATAAGGTTTAGTACTAAAAAAACTTGTTGTTACATTTTGGTTTTTCTAGTATTCCAAAAATTAGGCAGTAAAATTCAattttcatttaaaacaaaaactttagaCGTAACTACGAAAGCCCCAACAAATGTGAAAAAGTAAATGAAGCAACAAAACTTGTGGCAGTTTCTGCTATAATCTTAAAATATCAATATAGTCTTGGACACTGAAATCAATATTCCATGTCAAATCCTGTTGGATGAAAATATCCACCTTATCATGCTTTCATGGATAGCCATGCAAATACCATATAAGTCCTCACTTCTCACCAAAATATTGCATATTTGACATCTCATGCCAGCATATAGGTGGGCACAGATGAAGGTTCCTTGTTAGGGGTAGCATATTACCCCATGTCAG
This Musa acuminata AAA Group cultivar baxijiao chromosome BXJ1-2, Cavendish_Baxijiao_AAA, whole genome shotgun sequence DNA region includes the following protein-coding sequences:
- the LOC103972765 gene encoding transcription factor BIM2 isoform X1; its protein translation is MESVSRSSGEEDEMGRTQRSSRRVELTVNVDGKSGEQKPGTPTTPRSKHSATEQRRRCKINDRFQILRDLIPHSDQKRDKASFLLEVIEYIKFLQEKVQKYESFPGWNQENEKLMPWSSNQGPRDGIADPPNLTKNGPQSGLLFAGKFVDNSIPRAPTSLSNAHNLAEADMSPGTVLVPMQSNYYATVGRGSGFMQPQERVISDSDNLVSQTQSEWQSSSCLADCTVSNDMLNEQEELTIDEGTISISSVYTQGLLTTVSQAMASAGVDMSQASISVQINLGRRASRRTTTTNMSSAKDRFDHSPINQVIGDSGRPESNIEGSEQAPKRQKVDTS
- the LOC103972765 gene encoding transcription factor BIM2 isoform X3, with translation MESVSRSSGEEDEMGRTQRSSRRVELTVNVDGKSGEQKPGTPTTPRSKHSATEQRRRCKINDRFQILRDLIPHSDQKRDKASFLLEVIEYIKFLQEKVQKYESFPGWNQENEKLMPWSNYYATVGRGSGFMQPQERVISDSDNLVSQTQSEWQSSSCLADCTVSNDMLNEQEELTIDEGTISISSVYTQGLLTTVSQAMASAGVDMSQASISVQINLGRRASRRTTTTNMSSAKDRFDHSPINQVIGDSGRPESNIEGSEQAPKRQKVDTS
- the LOC103972765 gene encoding transcription factor BIM2 isoform X2, which gives rise to MESVSRSSGEEDEMGRTQRSSRRVELTVNVDGKSGEQKPGTPTTPRSKHSATEQRRRCKINDRFQILRDLIPHSDQKRDKASFLLEVIEYIKFLQEKVQKYESFPGWNQENEKLMPWSSNQGPRDGIADPPNLTKNGPQSGLLFAGKFVDNSIPRAPTSLSNAHNLAEADMSPGTVLVPMQSNYYATVGRGSGFMQPQERVISDSDNLVSQTQSEWQSSSCLADCTVSNDMLNEQEELTIDEGTISISSVYTQGLLTTVSQAMASAGVDMSQASISVQINLGRRASRRTTTTNMSSAKVCFVKLGFYHYSWTWTDQATT